The genomic interval GGGCACTAGCACCTCAAGCTAGCGCGTCTGCCATTCCGCCACCCGGACAGGTGACCCGATCCGGCGTTCCCGCCGTCTCGGTGCGGGCAGAAACATAGCACGCACCGAGCGGCCCCTCGCAATCGAGTGCGGCGGTCCGCGCCAGCGTCGGGCGCAAGGGGCAGACTGGGCGGACGACGGCGGCGTGGGGCTGCCTGAGTGCACGGTGGAGGGTGAGGGCGTTGCCGCACGACAGGCCGACGGAGAACGTGCCGCAGTGGCTGCTCACGACGGCCGGGTGGTCGTGGCGGTTCGTCGCCCTCGTGGCCGCTGTGTCGTTGCTGGTGTACGCCGTCGTCCATGTGCGGCTGGTGTTCGTCGCGGTGTTCCTGGCGCTCGTCCTGACGTCGGTGCTCAAGCCGGTCGCCGACCTGTACGGCCGCGTCATGCCGCGTTCTCTCGCTGTCGGGCTGTCGTTGCTGTCGGCGTTGGTCGTCTTCGGTGGGCTGGTGGCGTACGTCGTCGCGTCGGTGGCTGGTCAGTGGCAGACGCTCGCCGACCAGTTCGCGAGCGGCATCGACCAGATCATCGACTGGGTGCAGCACGGCCCGTTGCCGGTGGACGTCTCGTGGGCGCAGATCAACGACGCCATCGAGGCCGGCCGCAAGTGGGTCGCCGACAACAGTGCGGACCTGGCGAGCACGGCCGTCGCGAGTGCGGGCACAGTGGCCGAGGGCTTCGCGGTGATCGCGCTCGCGGTGTTCTGCACGGTGTTCTTCCTCATGTCGGGCGGGTCGATGTGGAGCTGGTTCCTCACGCAGGTGCCCTCCGATCACCGGGAACGCTGGGAGAGGGCCGCGGACGCGGGCTGGTACAGCTTCTCGGGGTACGCGCGCGGCACGGTCATCATCGCCGTCACCGACGGCATCATGGCGGGCATCCTGCTGGCTGCGCTCGGTATCCCGCTGGCCGCTCCGCTGGCCGTGCTGGTCTTCATCGGTGCGTTCATCCCCCTGATCGGCGCGCCCGCCGCGATGGTCATCGCGGGTGTCGTGGCGCTCGCCGCGGAGGGGCCGTTCAAGGCGCTCATCGTGATCATCGGTGTCGCGCTGATCGGCCAGATCGAGGGGCACCTGCTGCAGCCGCTCATCATGGGCAAGCAGGTCGCTCTGCATCCTGTGGTGATCGCGCTCGGCGTCACGGCAGGCACGGTGCTTGCGGGCATCCTGGGGGCCGTGGTCGCGGTGCCGGTGCTCGCCGTCACCTGGACCGTGTATGCCACGCTGCGTCCGCCGCGTGTGGCGACGGTGCCCGACGGCGACGACGACGGCGGGGGCGACGGCGGGGCCGCCGAGGCGGAGTGAGCCGCGCCCCGGGAATTCCCGGGACCAGGGCTCGGACGCCTGGCATGCTGCGCGGATGCAACCCTTCGTGCTGACCGGCGACCACGTCCGGCTCTCGACCCCCACGGCCGCCGACGTCGAGCGGATCCTGGAGATCTGCCAGGACGCGGCGATCCAGCGTTGGACGACGGTCCCGCGGCCGTACCTGCGCGAGCATGCCGAGGGGTTCGCCACCTCGATCGTCCCGGCGGGGTGGGAGGCGGGCACGAGCCTGGTCTGGGCGGTGCGCGCTGCGGGGGACGTGCTGCCGGGTTCGCCCGAGCCGCCCGTGCTCGGCATGGTCGAGCTGCGTCTCGACGACGCGCCCGCGGGTGCGCGCTCGGGTGAGGTCGGGTTCTGGGCGGCGCCGGAGGCTCGGGGGCGCGGGCTCACGACCGAGGCGGCCCGGCTCGTCGTGGACTACGGGCTCGACCCGGAGGGGCTGGGCCTCGCGCGGGCCGTGTGGCGCGCCGAGGTCGGCAACTGGGCGTCGCGTCGCGTGGCCTGGAAGCTCGGCATGCGGGTCGAGGGTCAGGTGCGCGGGATGCTCCTGCACGAGGGCCGGCTCGTGGACGGGTGGATCGGGACGCTGCTGGCCGGTGACCGGCGCGAGCCCGACGAGCCGTGGCCCGAGTCGCGCTGACGTGCCGCGGGGCGCCGCGCCCGGAATTCTGCTTGCGCGGGTGTGGCGCACGTGGAAGTGTGTCGGCGTCCCCGCGGCCTCGTCGCGCGTGAGAGGGGACGGTCGCACTCTGAAGGGCACGAGATGACGGGTCTTCGAACCGCCGCCTGACCGGCGTCGGCCCCTGCCACGGCAGGGCTGTCGGCGCACCAGCCGACCTTCGGAGACCCTCCCCATGCCTTCCCCTCGCCCTCTGTCGTCCTGCGCGACCTCACGTTCTCCTGGCCCGACGGCGCCACCCCGATCGACCATGTCTCGGGCACGTTCGGTGCCGGGCGCACCGGCCTGGTCGGCCTCAACGGCGTCGGCAAGTCGACGCTCCTGCGGCTCGTGGCCGGCCTGCTGCGGCCGACGTCGGGCGCCGTCGTCGTCCACGGCGTCGCCGACTACCTGCCGCAACGCCTCACGCTCGACACGCACCTGACCACCGCCGACCTGCTCGGGATCCGCGAGGTGGTCGACGCCGTGCGCGCCATCGCCGACGGCGACGTGCGGCCCGCGCTGTTCGACGTCGTCGGTGACGCGTGGGATGCCGAGGACCGGGCGCGCGCCGAGCTCGCCGCGCTCGGCCTGCCCGACGACCTCGACCGGCCGGTCGGCACGCTGTCGGGCGGCGAGGCCGTGCTGACCGCCGTCACCGGCGTCCGGCTGAGGCGTGCCGACGTCGCACTCCTGGACGAGCCGACGAACAACCTCGACGGCGCCGGGCGCGAGCGCCTGCACGAGCTGGTCCGCACGTGGCGCGGCGCCGTCGTCGTCGTGTCGCACGACAGGGATCTGCTGGAGCTCGTCGACGAGACGGCCGAGCTGCGGGCGGGTGCGCTGGAGACGTTCGGCGGCCCCTACTCGGCGTACGAGGGGCAACGCGACGCGCAGCAGGAGGCGGCGCGCCGGACGCTGCGCGACGCGGAGGCGCTGCTGCGCCGCGAGAAGGCCGAGCGCATCAAGGCGGCCGAACGCATCGCCCACTCGGAGCGGCGAGGGCGCACGGACGTCGCCGAGGCGCGCTACGTCAAGGCGGCCATCAACGACAGGCGCAACTCCGCCGAGAAGTCGCAGGCCGCGCGCCGGGCGCAGGCGAACGCCAAGGAGGACCTGGCGCGGGCGGCCGTCGAGGCCGCCGAGCGGGCGGTGCGCGACGACGACCGCATCGCGGTCGACCTGCCGGACCCGGGAGTCGCGCCGGGGCGCAGGCTGGCGGTGCTGCCGGGCGCCGACGGACGCGAGATCGTCGTCCAGGGACCCGAGCGGGTCGCGCTGACCGGACCCAACGGGGCCGGGAAGACGACTCTGCTGGAACGGCTTGTCGCGGGGGAGGGGCTGCTGACCGATCGCGTCGGCTACCTGCCGCAGCGCCTCGACCTGCTCGACGACTCGGCGACCGTGCTCGACGCGGTGCGCGCCGGCGCCCCGGGTGTCGCACCGGGCGTGCTGCGCGGCCGGCTCGCACGGTTCCTCGTGCGCGGCGACGCCGTCGACCGGCCCGTGGCGACGCTGTCGGGCGGCGAGCGGTTCCGGGTGACGCTGGCACGGCTGCTGCTCGCCGACCCGCCCGCCCAGCTCCTGGTGCTCGACGAGCCGACCAACAACCTCGACCTCGCCTCGGCCGACGGCCTCGTGGAGGCGCTCGCGGCCTACCGCGGCGCGCTGCTCGTGGTGAGCCACGACCGGGCCTTCCTGGACCGCCTGGGGGTCGACGTCACGCTGACGCTCGATGCCGCGGGCCTGCATCGGCACGCGGGCTCCGGACGACCGTGAGCGCCGCGACCGGCGCGCGCGGTCAGGCGAACGGGTCGGGGACCAGCTTCTGGCCGTAGTTCGTCCAGAAGTTCTGGACGACGAAGCCGTACTCGGACAGGTGCCGCAGGAAGGGGTCGAGCACAGCGTCGGCCGACGGCCTCTTCCAGTCCTCCTGCAGCTCGCAGGCGAGCGCGAACGTCGTGACGGGCTGGGCGCCCGCCTGCACCATGCGTGCGACGGCGGCGTCCGCCTCGTACCGGTTCCAGGCACCGGCCGCGTCGATCACCGGGAACACCTCGTAGCCGTCGTTGCGCAGCGACAGCGTGGGGAAGAGCGTGCACGTCCCGATGGTCACCCCGGCGAGGATGATGTGCGTGCGCCCGGTCTCTTCCACGGTCCGTTCCAGGGCGGCGCGGAACGTCGGGTCCTCGTAGGCGTTGATGATGCCGGTGCGGCGGATGATCGGAGTGTCGGGGAACAGGTCCTTCAGCTCGGGCAGGATGTCGCCGTTGTGCCACTGTGCGTTCGACGAGGTGATGAGCACGGGCAGGCCCAGCGCTCGTGCAGTCCGCCCGAGCCCGAGGATGTTGCTCTTGAGCTCGGCTGCGGTCGAGGTGTCGCGCGTCGAGGCGAGCAGGCCGATCTGGTGGTCGATCAGCAGCACGATCGCGTTCTCGGCGGTCGGCTTGGAATGGCCGAACCGCCCGGCGGCGCGAGCCTGGTCGAGCGGGACCCTGTCGGGCATCGGGGCGTCGGTGATGGGGCTGACGACGTCGGTCACGCGGTCGGGCATGGGCGGCGCTCCTGGGGTCGGGTGGGTCTGGTTCGGACCGCGTCCGTCGCGCACGCCGTACGGGCGGGGCTCGCACGCAGAGGCATGACCGGTACGCATGACATGGAGAAGAGACCCGATCGGCCCGGGGATGACGCGCTCAGCGCGCAGGTCGGCCACGCGTGCGCATCCGATGTCGCCGGAGAGGCCGTCGTCCCCGACGCCGGTGGTCCCGCGATGTTTCCGCGGTGGGCCAGCGGTGGGCCAGCGGCGGGGCCGCGTGGGCGCGCACCACGACGTCGTCGGTGTCGGCGAGCGTCGGGGCGGCCGGCGTCGTCAGCCGGCACCGAGGGAACCGTGACGGGAAGGCGTGGACCGCCGCACGTCGTGTGCGTGCGTCAGCGATGCATCAGCTCGTCGACCGTGAGGTCGGGCAGAGCGACCGTGACCTGGGTGCCCCATGGGTCGAGCACGCGCACCGACCGGCCGTCGGCCGAGTAGTCGAGCCGTCGTGCGCGCAGCCGCTCGGCGAGAGCGTCGAGGTCGGCCGGTCGCGGCACGGTGACGGCGACGTCGCCCAGCCCGAGGCTCGCCGCGCGCGGTCCGGCGCCGGCGCTGTTCCACGTGTTCATCGCGAGGTGGTGGTGATAGCCGCCCGCCGAGGCGAACAGTGCTCCGGGGGAGGTGGTCAGCGTGACGTCGAACCCGAGCGCGTCGACGTAGAAGGCGCGCGCGGTCGCCAGGTCGCCGACCTGGAGGTGGACGTGGCCGACGGTCCCGGCGAGCGTCGGCCCGGCGTCGAGCGGGTCCTGGGTCAGGTGGCGGCGGAGGTAGGCGTTCGGGTCGAGGTGGCGTGTGGTCATGCGGATCTCGGTGCCGTCGTGGACCCACGACGAGCGGTCCCGGTCGGCGTAGAGCTCGACGCCGTTCCCCTCCGGGTCGGTGAAGTAGAACGCCTCGCTCACGAGGTGGTCGCTCGACCCGACGAACCGGCTGCGCGGGTCCTGCGCGGCGCGGTAGACCGTCGCGGCCAGGCTCTGCGGGCTCTCGAACAGGAACGCCGTGTGGAACAGGCCGGCCTGGCCGGGGTCCACCGCGGGCAGTCCGGGCGTGTGCACGAGGCGGACGAGGGGCGTCGTCCTGCGACCCAGCACGCGGTGCACCTCACGGCCGCGGCTGCGCTCCTCGAGCGGCTGCATCGCGAAGGCCTTCGCGTAGTAGTCGGACATGCCGTCCAGGTCGCCGACCCGCAGGGACACCGCGCCCATGGCGGTCGCGGGGTCCAGGACGTGCTCGTCGGTGCGCTCGGTCATGATCGTCTCCGTTCCCGGTGGGCGGTCGTCTCGCGGTGCGCGACGGCGGTCACCGTGAACCTAGAGGGATTTAGTTGTAGATGCAACCATCGCGTACCATCGGGCGGTATGGACGGGTTGAGCCACCAGGAGCGGGTCGCCGTCGCTCGTCTGCGCGCCCTGCTCGAGCTCCTCCCGGTGGCGCTCGACCGGCACCTCGTGGAAGCGGGCATCACGTCTTTCGAGTTCACGCTGCTGGAGGCGCTTCACGAGGATGCCGAGGCGCGCCTGCGGCTGAGCGTGCTGGCCGCGCGCACCAACGCGACGCTGCCGCGGCTGTCGCGCGTGGTCACATCGCTCGAGCGCAAGGGCCTGGTGACCCGGACCCCGTGCCCGCAGGACGCCCGCGCGACCAACGCGACGCTGACGGCCGCGGGGGAGACGGCGTACCGGCACGCCCGGCCGCTGTACGAGACGGCGGTGCGCCGCCTCGTGCTCGACGGCCTCGGCGACGACGGCGCGTCCCGCCTCGCCGAGCTCGCGTACGCGATGCTCACGCGGCTCGATCCCGCCCGCCGGCTCGCGGTCACCGCGGACGCCGACTGCCCCGCCGACCCGGCTCCGTGTCCTGCGGACCCGGAACCATGTCCCGCGGACCCGGCTCCGCGCGAGCCCTCGTGCCCGGCCGACCCTGCAGCGCGGGCCACGCCACCGAAGGCCGCACCCTGAGACGCTTCCGCGCGGCGGCCGCCGACGGCGGGCCGACGGTGTTGGATGGGCGGGTGACTGCCTTCGACGAGCGTTCCGCGTTGCCGTACGAGCTGCCCGACTACGCCACGATCACCCCGGAGCACTACGAGCCGGCGATCCTGGCCGGCATGGCGGCCCAGCGCGCGCAGGTCGAGGCGATCGCCGCCGATCCCGCGCCGCCCACGGTCGAGAACACGCTCGAGGCGCTCGAACGGTCGGGTGGCGCGCTGGGCAGGGCCCTGGTCGCGTTCGAGAACCAGCTCGCCGCGGACGCCACCCCGTTCCTGGAGGACGTCGAGGAGCGCCTCGCGCCGCAGCTCGCCGCGCACCGCGACGCCGTCCTCATGCACCGCGCGCTCCACGCGCGGCTCGAGGCCCTCGAGCGGGCGGAGGGCACCAGCCTGGCACCCGACGCCGCGTGGCTGCTGCGCCGTCGGCTCGTCGATGCCCGCCGTGCCGGCGTCGCGCTCGACGACGACGCGCAGGCCGTGCTGCGGGAGCTCAACGCGCGCCTGACGACGCTTGAGGCACAGTTCGGCCGCAGGCTCCTGGCCGGGGCGAACGCGGCCTCCGTGCTGGTCACGGACGAGTCCGAGCTCGACGGGCTGCCCGAGGACGCCAAGGACGGTGCCCGCGCGGCCGCGCAGTCGCGCGGACGGGACGGCTGGCTGCTCGAGATGCAGCTGCCGACGCACCAGAACGTCGTCGCCGCCCTGACCGACCGCGACCTGCGCGAGCGCGTCCAGCGCGCGTCCGAGTCGCGCGGCGCGGACGGCTCCGAGCACGACACGCGCGCGGTGCTGCTCGAGATCGTGCGGCTGCGGGCGCGCCGCGCCCGCCTGCTCGGCTACCCCCACCACGCCGCGTACGTCGCGGAGGACTCGACGGCGCAGACGGCCGACGCCGTCGCAGCCATGCTCGCGCGCCTCACCCCGCCCGCGGTCGCCAACGCGCGAGCCGAGGCCGCCGAGCTCGAGGCGGCGCTGCGCGCCGACGCGGGCCCCGACGCCACGCTGCGCGCGAGCGACTGGGCGTTCTACGCCGAGCGCGTGCGCAAGGAGCGCTACGCGCTCGACGACGCCCTCCTGCGGCCCTACCTGGAGCTCGAGCGCGTGCTGCACGACGGCGTCTTCGCGGCCGCGCACCGGCTCTTCGGGCTGTCGTTCGCCGAGCGCGACGACCTGCGGGGCTACCACCCCGACGTGCGCGTGTTCGAGGTCTTCGACGCGCCCGAGCCGGGCGAGCCGGACCAGGGGCTCGGCCTGTTCCTCGCCGACCTGTACACGCGCGAGTCGAAGCGCGGCGGGGCCTGGATGAACACCCTGGTCGACCAGAACCACCTGCTGGGTCAGCGCCCCGTCGTCGTCAACAACCTCAACATCGTCAAGCCGCCCGCCGGCCGCCCGGCACTGCTCGCGTGGGACGAGGTCATCACCCTCTTCCACGAGTTCGGGCACGCCCTGCACGGCCTGCTGTCGGACGTGCGCTACCCCTCGCAGTCGGGCACCGAGGTGCCGCGCGACTTCGTGGAGTACCCGAGCCAGGTCAACGAGATGTGGGCCTGGGACCCGAGCGTCCTGGAGAGCTTCGCGGTCCACCACGCCACAGGCGAGCCCATGCCCCGGGAGTGGGTCGAGACGCTGCGCGCCTCGCGGCAGTACGGCGAGGGCTTCGCCACGACCGAGTACCTCGCGGCGGCCCTGCTCGACCAGGCGTGGCACCGGCTCGCACCCGAGGACGTCCCCGCGTCGGTCGACGACGTCGTCGGCTTCGAGGAGCGTGCGCTCGAGCAGGCCGGGGTGGCCTACGCGCCCGTGCCGCCGCGGTACCGCACCACGTACTACAACCACGTGTTCGGCTCGGGGTACTCGGCCGCTTACTACGCATACATCTGGTCCGAAGTGCTGGATGCCGACACCGTG from Xylanimonas allomyrinae carries:
- a CDS encoding AI-2E family transporter, yielding MRALPHDRPTENVPQWLLTTAGWSWRFVALVAAVSLLVYAVVHVRLVFVAVFLALVLTSVLKPVADLYGRVMPRSLAVGLSLLSALVVFGGLVAYVVASVAGQWQTLADQFASGIDQIIDWVQHGPLPVDVSWAQINDAIEAGRKWVADNSADLASTAVASAGTVAEGFAVIALAVFCTVFFLMSGGSMWSWFLTQVPSDHRERWERAADAGWYSFSGYARGTVIIAVTDGIMAGILLAALGIPLAAPLAVLVFIGAFIPLIGAPAAMVIAGVVALAAEGPFKALIVIIGVALIGQIEGHLLQPLIMGKQVALHPVVIALGVTAGTVLAGILGAVVAVPVLAVTWTVYATLRPPRVATVPDGDDDGGGDGGAAEAE
- a CDS encoding GNAT family N-acetyltransferase — encoded protein: MQPFVLTGDHVRLSTPTAADVERILEICQDAAIQRWTTVPRPYLREHAEGFATSIVPAGWEAGTSLVWAVRAAGDVLPGSPEPPVLGMVELRLDDAPAGARSGEVGFWAAPEARGRGLTTEAARLVVDYGLDPEGLGLARAVWRAEVGNWASRRVAWKLGMRVEGQVRGMLLHEGRLVDGWIGTLLAGDRREPDEPWPESR
- a CDS encoding ABC-F family ATP-binding cassette domain-containing protein, which encodes MSAHQPTFGDPPHAFPSPSVVLRDLTFSWPDGATPIDHVSGTFGAGRTGLVGLNGVGKSTLLRLVAGLLRPTSGAVVVHGVADYLPQRLTLDTHLTTADLLGIREVVDAVRAIADGDVRPALFDVVGDAWDAEDRARAELAALGLPDDLDRPVGTLSGGEAVLTAVTGVRLRRADVALLDEPTNNLDGAGRERLHELVRTWRGAVVVVSHDRDLLELVDETAELRAGALETFGGPYSAYEGQRDAQQEAARRTLRDAEALLRREKAERIKAAERIAHSERRGRTDVAEARYVKAAINDRRNSAEKSQAARRAQANAKEDLARAAVEAAERAVRDDDRIAVDLPDPGVAPGRRLAVLPGADGREIVVQGPERVALTGPNGAGKTTLLERLVAGEGLLTDRVGYLPQRLDLLDDSATVLDAVRAGAPGVAPGVLRGRLARFLVRGDAVDRPVATLSGGERFRVTLARLLLADPPAQLLVLDEPTNNLDLASADGLVEALAAYRGALLVVSHDRAFLDRLGVDVTLTLDAAGLHRHAGSGRP
- a CDS encoding isochorismatase family protein, with protein sequence MPDRVTDVVSPITDAPMPDRVPLDQARAAGRFGHSKPTAENAIVLLIDHQIGLLASTRDTSTAAELKSNILGLGRTARALGLPVLITSSNAQWHNGDILPELKDLFPDTPIIRRTGIINAYEDPTFRAALERTVEETGRTHIILAGVTIGTCTLFPTLSLRNDGYEVFPVIDAAGAWNRYEADAAVARMVQAGAQPVTTFALACELQEDWKRPSADAVLDPFLRHLSEYGFVVQNFWTNYGQKLVPDPFA
- a CDS encoding VOC family protein; this translates as MTERTDEHVLDPATAMGAVSLRVGDLDGMSDYYAKAFAMQPLEERSRGREVHRVLGRRTTPLVRLVHTPGLPAVDPGQAGLFHTAFLFESPQSLAATVYRAAQDPRSRFVGSSDHLVSEAFYFTDPEGNGVELYADRDRSSWVHDGTEIRMTTRHLDPNAYLRRHLTQDPLDAGPTLAGTVGHVHLQVGDLATARAFYVDALGFDVTLTTSPGALFASAGGYHHHLAMNTWNSAGAGPRAASLGLGDVAVTVPRPADLDALAERLRARRLDYSADGRSVRVLDPWGTQVTVALPDLTVDELMHR
- a CDS encoding MarR family transcriptional regulator gives rise to the protein MDGLSHQERVAVARLRALLELLPVALDRHLVEAGITSFEFTLLEALHEDAEARLRLSVLAARTNATLPRLSRVVTSLERKGLVTRTPCPQDARATNATLTAAGETAYRHARPLYETAVRRLVLDGLGDDGASRLAELAYAMLTRLDPARRLAVTADADCPADPAPCPADPEPCPADPAPREPSCPADPAARATPPKAAP
- a CDS encoding M3 family metallopeptidase, with protein sequence MTAFDERSALPYELPDYATITPEHYEPAILAGMAAQRAQVEAIAADPAPPTVENTLEALERSGGALGRALVAFENQLAADATPFLEDVEERLAPQLAAHRDAVLMHRALHARLEALERAEGTSLAPDAAWLLRRRLVDARRAGVALDDDAQAVLRELNARLTTLEAQFGRRLLAGANAASVLVTDESELDGLPEDAKDGARAAAQSRGRDGWLLEMQLPTHQNVVAALTDRDLRERVQRASESRGADGSEHDTRAVLLEIVRLRARRARLLGYPHHAAYVAEDSTAQTADAVAAMLARLTPPAVANARAEAAELEAALRADAGPDATLRASDWAFYAERVRKERYALDDALLRPYLELERVLHDGVFAAAHRLFGLSFAERDDLRGYHPDVRVFEVFDAPEPGEPDQGLGLFLADLYTRESKRGGAWMNTLVDQNHLLGQRPVVVNNLNIVKPPAGRPALLAWDEVITLFHEFGHALHGLLSDVRYPSQSGTEVPRDFVEYPSQVNEMWAWDPSVLESFAVHHATGEPMPREWVETLRASRQYGEGFATTEYLAAALLDQAWHRLAPEDVPASVDDVVGFEERALEQAGVAYAPVPPRYRTTYYNHVFGSGYSAAYYAYIWSEVLDADTVRWYEENGGLTRRNGETFRRSLLAKGGSQDPLASFRDLRGRDADIAPLLERRGLGA